One region of Gopherus evgoodei ecotype Sinaloan lineage chromosome 16, rGopEvg1_v1.p, whole genome shotgun sequence genomic DNA includes:
- the NACC2 gene encoding nucleus accumbens-associated protein 2 isoform X1 produces MSQMLHIEIPNFGNTVLGCLNEQRLLGLYCDVSIVVKGQAFKAHRAVLAASSLYFRDLFSGNSKSAFELPGTVPPACFQQILSFCYTGKLTMAASEQLVVMYTAGFLQIQHIVEKGTDLMFKVSSPHCDSQTTMIEDPSSEPQSPCNQLQSASVPYVMSPSMPIPLLTRVKHENLELQPTAVSGLPAKRPLEASTRDSTGGSVSNAAPLKLSRVSYYGMPSLATLIPNIQQVQYSQGERTSPGASSIPTTDSPTSYHNEEDEEDDEAYDTMVEEQYGQMYIKSSGGYSVAQEKPEQIPLESRSCVLIRRDLVALPASLISQIGYRCHPKLYSEGDPGEKLELVAGSGVYITRGQLMNCHLCAGVKHKVLLRRLLATFFDRNTLANSCGTGIRSSTSDPSRKPLDSRVLNAVKLYCQNFAPSFKESEMNVIAADMCTNARRVRKRWLPKIKSMLPEGMEMYRTVMGSTTNSVPLDPEFQPSTAQVFEQRIYAERRSDSGTIVALRTNTVNVDLSNGSNQSFEQSEDAEGAGSVIQEAAGTDAMASDTQSTPQPFEQGAGSTSRPETPVRRQDGTYGGTL; encoded by the exons ATGTCACAGATGCTGCACATAGAAATTCCCAACTTTGGGAACACCGTCTTGGGCTGCCTGAATGAGCAGAGGCTGTTGGGGCTTTACTGTGATGTCTCCATAGTTGTCAAAGGCCAAGCCTTCAAGGCACATCGTGCAGTGTTAGCAGCCAGCAGCCTGTACTTCAGAGACTTGTTTAGCGGGAACAGCAAAAGTGCATTTGAGCTCCCAGGTACGGTGCCACCAGCCTGCTTCCAGCAAATCCTTTCATTTTGTTACACTGGGAAACTCACAATGGCCGCGAGTGAACAGCTGGTAGTGATGTATACTGCAGGTTTCCTACAGATCCAACATATCGTAGAAAAAGGGACAGACTTGATGTTCAAAGTGAGTTCTCCCCACTGTGACTCTCAAACCACCATGATAGAAGATCCTAGTTCGGAACCTCAGAGCCCTTGTAACCAATTGCAGTCTGCTTCTGTGCCCTACGTCATGTCCCCTTCCATGCCCATCCCGCTCCTCACCCGGGTGAAACACGAAAATCTCGAGCTGCAACCCACAGCAGTGTCAGGCCTTCCTGCCAAGCGACCCTTGGAAGCCAGCACTCGGGATAGTACAGGAGGGAGCGTTTCTAATGCTGCTCCACTAAAGTTATCTCGTGTTTCATACTATGGAATGCCCAGCTTAGCTACTCTCATCCCAAACATACAGCAAGTGCAGTACTCCCAAGGGGAGAGGACGAGCCCAGGAGCCAGCAGCATTCCAACTACTGATAGTCCCACTTCCTACCACAATGAGGAGGATGAAGAAGATGATGAGGCTTATGATACTATGGTCGAAGAACAGTATGGTCAGATGTACATCAAATCCTCAGGAGGATATTCAG TAGCTCAAGAGAAGCCAGAGCAGATCCCACTAGAGAGTCGTTCGTGTGTCCTCATTCGACGTGATTTAGTTGCTCTCCCAGCAAGTCTTATCAGTCAAATTGGATATCGGTGCCACCCAAAACTCTACTCAGAGGGAGATCCCGGAGAAAAACTTGAACTTGTTGCAg GCTCAGGCGTTTATATCACCCGGGGACAGCTCATGAACTGTCATCTATGTGCAGGTGTCAAACATAAGGTTCTTCTGAGACGTCTTCTAGCCACTTTCTTTGACCG AAACACACTCGCCAATAGCTGTGGAACTGGAATTCGGTCCTCCACGAGTGATCCGAGCAGGAAGCCCCTGGACAGCAGGGTTCTTAATGCCGTGAAAt TGTATTGTCAGAATTTTGCCCCAAGCTTTAAGGAAAGTGAGATGAATGTTATTGCAGCCGATATGTGCACCAACGCCCGACGAGTCCGCAAGCGCTGGCTTCCGAAGATTAAGTCCATGTTGCCGGAAGGGATGGAGATGTACCGCACAGTCATGGGCTCCACAACAAACAGTGTCCCCCTGGATCCGGAATTCCAGCCCAGCACCGCTCAAGTCTTTGAGCAGCGAATCTATGCAGAAAGGAGGAGTGATTCGGGAACTATAGTAGCTTTGAGAACTAACACAGTAAATGTCGACTTAAGCAATGGATCCAACCAATCATTTGAACAGAGTGAGGATGCCGAAGGGGCTGgctctgttatacaggaggcaGCTGGAACAGATGCCATGGCGTCAGATACCCAAAGCACTCCACAACCTTTCGAACAAGGTGCCGGCTCCACTAGCCGGCCAGAAACTCCAGTGAGAAGACAAGATGGTACTTATGGAGGGACTttataa
- the NACC2 gene encoding nucleus accumbens-associated protein 2 isoform X2 — MSQMLHIEIPNFGNTVLGCLNEQRLLGLYCDVSIVVKGQAFKAHRAVLAASSLYFRDLFSGNSKSAFELPGTVPPACFQQILSFCYTGKLTMAASEQLVVMYTAGFLQIQHIVEKGTDLMFKVSSPHCDSQTTMIEDPSSEPQSPCNQLQSASVPYVMSPSMPIPLLTRVKHENLELQPTAVSGLPAKRPLEASTRDSTGGSVSNAAPLKLSRVSYYGMPSLATLIPNIQQVQYSQGERTSPGASSIPTTDSPTSYHNEEDEEDDEAYDTMVEEQYGQMYIKSSGGYSAQEKPEQIPLESRSCVLIRRDLVALPASLISQIGYRCHPKLYSEGDPGEKLELVAGSGVYITRGQLMNCHLCAGVKHKVLLRRLLATFFDRNTLANSCGTGIRSSTSDPSRKPLDSRVLNAVKLYCQNFAPSFKESEMNVIAADMCTNARRVRKRWLPKIKSMLPEGMEMYRTVMGSTTNSVPLDPEFQPSTAQVFEQRIYAERRSDSGTIVALRTNTVNVDLSNGSNQSFEQSEDAEGAGSVIQEAAGTDAMASDTQSTPQPFEQGAGSTSRPETPVRRQDGTYGGTL, encoded by the exons ATGTCACAGATGCTGCACATAGAAATTCCCAACTTTGGGAACACCGTCTTGGGCTGCCTGAATGAGCAGAGGCTGTTGGGGCTTTACTGTGATGTCTCCATAGTTGTCAAAGGCCAAGCCTTCAAGGCACATCGTGCAGTGTTAGCAGCCAGCAGCCTGTACTTCAGAGACTTGTTTAGCGGGAACAGCAAAAGTGCATTTGAGCTCCCAGGTACGGTGCCACCAGCCTGCTTCCAGCAAATCCTTTCATTTTGTTACACTGGGAAACTCACAATGGCCGCGAGTGAACAGCTGGTAGTGATGTATACTGCAGGTTTCCTACAGATCCAACATATCGTAGAAAAAGGGACAGACTTGATGTTCAAAGTGAGTTCTCCCCACTGTGACTCTCAAACCACCATGATAGAAGATCCTAGTTCGGAACCTCAGAGCCCTTGTAACCAATTGCAGTCTGCTTCTGTGCCCTACGTCATGTCCCCTTCCATGCCCATCCCGCTCCTCACCCGGGTGAAACACGAAAATCTCGAGCTGCAACCCACAGCAGTGTCAGGCCTTCCTGCCAAGCGACCCTTGGAAGCCAGCACTCGGGATAGTACAGGAGGGAGCGTTTCTAATGCTGCTCCACTAAAGTTATCTCGTGTTTCATACTATGGAATGCCCAGCTTAGCTACTCTCATCCCAAACATACAGCAAGTGCAGTACTCCCAAGGGGAGAGGACGAGCCCAGGAGCCAGCAGCATTCCAACTACTGATAGTCCCACTTCCTACCACAATGAGGAGGATGAAGAAGATGATGAGGCTTATGATACTATGGTCGAAGAACAGTATGGTCAGATGTACATCAAATCCTCAGGAGGATATTCAG CTCAAGAGAAGCCAGAGCAGATCCCACTAGAGAGTCGTTCGTGTGTCCTCATTCGACGTGATTTAGTTGCTCTCCCAGCAAGTCTTATCAGTCAAATTGGATATCGGTGCCACCCAAAACTCTACTCAGAGGGAGATCCCGGAGAAAAACTTGAACTTGTTGCAg GCTCAGGCGTTTATATCACCCGGGGACAGCTCATGAACTGTCATCTATGTGCAGGTGTCAAACATAAGGTTCTTCTGAGACGTCTTCTAGCCACTTTCTTTGACCG AAACACACTCGCCAATAGCTGTGGAACTGGAATTCGGTCCTCCACGAGTGATCCGAGCAGGAAGCCCCTGGACAGCAGGGTTCTTAATGCCGTGAAAt TGTATTGTCAGAATTTTGCCCCAAGCTTTAAGGAAAGTGAGATGAATGTTATTGCAGCCGATATGTGCACCAACGCCCGACGAGTCCGCAAGCGCTGGCTTCCGAAGATTAAGTCCATGTTGCCGGAAGGGATGGAGATGTACCGCACAGTCATGGGCTCCACAACAAACAGTGTCCCCCTGGATCCGGAATTCCAGCCCAGCACCGCTCAAGTCTTTGAGCAGCGAATCTATGCAGAAAGGAGGAGTGATTCGGGAACTATAGTAGCTTTGAGAACTAACACAGTAAATGTCGACTTAAGCAATGGATCCAACCAATCATTTGAACAGAGTGAGGATGCCGAAGGGGCTGgctctgttatacaggaggcaGCTGGAACAGATGCCATGGCGTCAGATACCCAAAGCACTCCACAACCTTTCGAACAAGGTGCCGGCTCCACTAGCCGGCCAGAAACTCCAGTGAGAAGACAAGATGGTACTTATGGAGGGACTttataa